A portion of the Cryptomeria japonica chromosome 5, Sugi_1.0, whole genome shotgun sequence genome contains these proteins:
- the LOC131057818 gene encoding uncharacterized protein LOC131057818, whose product MRFGTSLRGTRSYWAKCRAELTNMLHQIGSPTIFFTLSAADMYWPDLHALMPGTSPTTPREAQNWRKRNVINYPHIVAHYMHLRHSIFRTEILEKGMNVEDFWSRYNAPWPLNLRGSKLYEDIETDEKKFEPTRNDDRVNSHNRHILQLCRANIDWQPVLSKHAVVKYIAKYAAKAEKSSETYHQMLMRLSNMEDPNDLAARAYRRLLTETIIERDIGAQETCHMLLELPLVESSRRFVNLNVSREVFKPVTINDEENNEEQTKSLIDGYKTRPLCMEGVTLIDAARSWIYNPKRKRDNKWEPRERATIVRVFPRFVSLPPRESIKWIDFCLSELLLYKPFRDIERDIGHDDDSIIANWKSFTYNPWHVERTSIENAEANSDSEIEENEAIQRNTTEHEWEIISRLHHGQNIQFSEIDMLGRRDIDRHTNWSADYQGEEYTTTAISFITNMKDHGCLIYDDIPQCINYTTLSDKQKKAVDIIMTHYQRNQNKVPLFMIIQGTTGIGKSYLIGAINQALENVAMPSRSPLLLLAPIGVATFNIGASTVHSKLRIPIRDFTQLQGTRLAIFQEEMAHIKYILIDEMTFIGQNMLENIDSRLRQAYPQSAHLSFAGISMILVGDLGQLPPVNDRPAYASNRRAKLLWEEFKIVVTLDKIFRQDGENIQQQRFRQLLTNLRDANPQIDDWKLLMMRTPTNIDVASNSEFENTVHLFSTNDNVHSHNKKMLYSLRHPVARSVATKAGSVNIAEDFSTGELDLELLICKNSRVMLTSNLWLQAGLVNGALGYVRKIVYKPRSAPPDPPTYVMVEFDNYSGLPFEDHHPNTIPITTIQKGRTLQLPLRLAWALTIHKS is encoded by the exons ATGCGGTTTGGAACATCATTGAGGGGTACAAGGTCATATTGGGCCAAATGTCGTGCAGAATTAACAAACATGCTTCATCAAATAGGCTCCCCTACGATATTCTTCACATTAAGTGCAGCAGATATGTATTGGCCTGATTTGCATGCACTAATGCCGGGAACATCACCAACTACTCCACGAGAAGCTCAAAATTGGAGAAAGCGGAATGTTATCAACTACCCCCATATAGTTGCACATTACATGCACTTAAGACATTCAATATTTAGAACAGAAATCCTAGAAAAAGGAATGAATGTTGAAGATTTTTGGTCCAG GTATAATGCTCCTTGGCCTTTGAATCTTAGGGGGTCCAAATTATATGAAGATATAGAAACAGATGAAAAAAAATTTGAACCTACAAGAAATGATGATAGGGTGAATTCACATAATCGTCACATATTGCAATTATGTAGAGCAAATATAGATTGGCAACCTGTTCTTTCCAAGCATGCAGTAGTCAAATATATTGCCAAGTATGCAGCGAAAGCAGAGAAAAGCTCTGAAACATATCACCAGATGTTGATGCGCCTCTCCAACATGGAAGACCCTAATGATTTAGCTGCTCGAGCATATAGAAGGCTTCTGACTGAAACAATTATTGAAAGGGACATTGGTGCTCAAGAAACATGTCACATGTTGTTAGAACTTCCATTAGTAGAGAGTAGTAGAAGATTTGTTAATCTAAATGTCTCACGTGAGGTGTTCAAACCTGTAACTATaaatgatgaagagaataatgAAGAGCAGACAAAATCTTTAATTGATGGATATAAAACAAGGCCTCTTTGTATGGAAGGTGTCACATTAATTGATGCAGCTAGATCATGGATATATAATCCTAAAAGAAAACGAGACAACAAATGGGAACCAAGGGAAAGAGCAACAATTGTTAGAGTTTTTCCTAGGTTTGTATCTCTTCCTCCACGTGAGTCAATTAAATGGATTGACTTCTGTTTATCAGAGTTATTACTCTACAAACCATTTCGTGACATAGAAAGGGATATTGGTCATGATGATGACTCTATAATAGCAAATTGGAAGTCATTTACCTACAATCCTTGGCATGTCGAACGAACAAGTATTGAAAATGCAGAGGCTAATAGTGATTCAGAAATTGAAGAGAATGAAGCTATTCAGAGAAATACCACAGAGCATGAATGGGAAATTATATCTAGGCTACATCATGGTCAAAATATACAATTTTCAGAAATAGATATGTTGGGGAGAAGAGACATTGATAGACATACAAATTGGTCTGCTGATTATCAAGGTGAAGAGTACACAACTACAGCAATCAGTTTCATAACTAACATGAAGGATCATGGATGTCTTATATATGATGATATACCCCAATGCATCAACTACACGACCCTCAGTGATAAGCAAAAAAAGGCAGTTGATATAATTATGACACACTATCAGAGGAATCAAAATAAAGTGCCATTGTTCATGATAATTCAGGGAACAACAGGTATAGGAAAGTCATATTTAATTGGTGCCATCAATCAAGCTCTTGAAAATGTTGCAATGCCATCTCGTTCTCCCCTTCTATTACTCGCACCAATAGGAGTTGCAACATTCAATATAGGGGCCTCTACAGTTCATTCCAAATTGAGAATCCCAATACGAGATTTCACTCAGCTACAGGGAACAAGACTTGCCATTTTTCAAGAAGAAATGGCACATATCAagtacattttgattgatgaaatgaccTTCATTGGTCAAAACATGTTGGAAAACATAGATTCTCGACTCCGACAAGCATACCCACAAAGTGCACACCTAAGTTTTGCAG GTATATCTATGATTTTGGTAGGAGATTTGGGTCAATTGCCTCCAGTTAATGATAGACCTGCATATGCCAGTAATAGACGGGCAAAGCTACTATGGGAGGAATTCAAAATTGTGGTTACTTTAGATAAAATATTCAGACAAGATGGAGAAAATATTCAGCAACAAAGATTTcgtcaacttttgacaaatctaagagatgcaaaccCACAAATTGATGATTGGAAGTTGCTAATGATGAGAACCCCTACTAACATAGATGTTGCAAGTAATTCTGAATTTGAAAATACCGTCCATTTGTTCTCCACAAATGATAATGTTCATAGtcataataaaaaaatgttatattcattGAGGCATCCCGTTGCACGAAGTGTTGCAACAAAAGCAGGAAGTGTTAATATAGCAGAAGATTTCTCAACTGGTGAACTTGATTTAGAGTTATTGATCTGTAAGAATTCAAGGGTCATGCTAACTTCAAACCTTTGGCTACAAGCAGGTCTTGTAAATGGAGCTTTGGGATATGTTCGAAAGATTGTCTACAAGCCAAGAAGTGCTCCACCTGACCCACCGACATATGTGATGGTTGAATTTGATAATTACTCAGGATTACCATTTGAAGATCATCATCCAAATACAATTCCAATAACAACAATACAAAAGGGCAGAACACTTCAGCTACCATTGAGATTGGCATGGGCATTGACTATACATAAATCTTAA